GAGTAGAAATTCCATTGCTGCAAGCTCATCCATTGGATGTAGTAGCTTACGTAAAATCCAGACTTTACGTAGATTATCTTCAGACATGAGACGTTCTTCACGACGCGTGCCTGATTTTTTAATGTTCATAGCAGGGAAGACGCGTTTTTCAGCAATACGGCGATCAAGTGTAATCTCTTGGTTACCTGTACCTTTGAATTCTTCGTAAATCACTTCATCCATTTTACTGCCCGTTTCAATCAGCGCAGTAGAAATGATGGTCAATGAGCCACCTTCTTCGATATTACGTGCAGCACCGAAGAAACGCTTTGGACGCTCAAGTGCATGTGCATCCAAACCACCGGTCAATACTTTGCCCGATGACGGAATCACAGTATTATAAGCACGCGCTAAACGCGTGATGGAGTCAAGTAGAATAACCACATCTTTCTTGTGTTCAACTAAACGTTTCGCTTTTTCAATGACCATTTCAGCCACTTGAACGTGACGAGCAGGGGCTTCATCGAAGGTTGATGCAATGACTTCACCGCGAACTGTACGTTCCATTTCTGTTACTTCCTCTGGACGTTCGTCAATAAGAAGAACGATCAGGAAAATTTCAGGGTTATTACGTACAATCGATTGTGCGATATTTTGAAGTAAAATGGTTTTACCCGCTTTGGGTGGTGCAACGATAATTGAACGTTGACCTTTACCAATCGGCGCTATCAGATCGACCACACGAGAGGTCAAATCTTCAGTCGAACCATTCCCTAACTCCATCATCAACTGTTCAGTTGGGAAGAGTGGGGTTAAGTTTTCAAAAAGAATTTTATTACGTGAGTTTTCAGGTGTGTCGTAGTTAATTTGGTTGACTTTTAACAGTGCAAAATAA
This genomic window from Acinetobacter sp. TGL-Y2 contains:
- the rho gene encoding transcription termination factor Rho, translating into MNLTELKKKPIGELIKIAEFMGLEGMARNRKQDIIFAILKRHAMNGEEIFGDGVLEILSDGFGFLRSAAGSYLAGPDDIYISPSQIRRFNLRTGDTITGTIRPPKEGERYFALLKVNQINYDTPENSRNKILFENLTPLFPTEQLMMELGNGSTEDLTSRVVDLIAPIGKGQRSIIVAPPKAGKTILLQNIAQSIVRNNPEIFLIVLLIDERPEEVTEMERTVRGEVIASTFDEAPARHVQVAEMVIEKAKRLVEHKKDVVILLDSITRLARAYNTVIPSSGKVLTGGLDAHALERPKRFFGAARNIEEGGSLTIISTALIETGSKMDEVIYEEFKGTGNQEITLDRRIAEKRVFPAMNIKKSGTRREERLMSEDNLRKVWILRKLLHPMDELAAMEFLLDRMKETKTNDDFFDQMKRKAAN